In one Cryptococcus deuterogattii R265 chromosome 9, complete sequence genomic region, the following are encoded:
- a CDS encoding HUS1 checkpoint protein, with the protein MRFRTGISNVGLLHKIIRSLAALARSCVIKLSEEQIYFIVPGSESATGVQVWSQVKASTLFEDYRIESNSNNEIWVEVNLDSLVKVLRSADNSVGGISENMRSSAALSQAEVTLKLNKKQNQPIWAFDIKGYTASRKSMVITHEINVKILSSRRQQDLKEPLCPRPDIHVVLPNLQELRNIVSRLAPVADDVEVSANHEGTMELAVRSSKVNLTTTWKELPIPVTNLEEEGEEAEEPPPPGQMMSTTVTIKAFLKFLTSYVISSEAIMCICEGYCVIAYVYIGPIDNAEGVLTFYVPGKATDDN; encoded by the exons ATGCGATTTAGAACTGGAATATCAAACGTCGGATTACTTCATA AGATTATACGTTCCCTAGCAGCTTTGGCGCGATCATGTGTCATAAAGTTATCGGAGGAGCAAATCTACTTCATTGTACCGGGGAGCGAGAGCGCGACTGGTGTTCAGGTCTGGTC GCAAGTCAAAGCT TCTACACTCTTCGAAGATTATAGAATTGAGTCCAACTCCAATAACGAAATATGGGTCGAAGTCAATCTCGATTCCTTGGTCAAAGTTCTCCGTAGCGCCGATAATTCTG TGGGAGGTATCAGTGAAAATATGAGAAGTTCAGCTGCGTTGTCGCAAGCAGAGGTCACTTTGAAATTGAACAAGAAGCAGAACCAGCCCATATGGGCATTTGACATCAAGGGATACACT GCATCGAGAAAATCAATGGTCATTACCCACGAAATCAATGTCAAAATTCTCTCATCTAGACGGCAACAGGACCTCAAAGAACCTCTTTGTCCTCGCCCAGAT ATACACGTTGTTCTACCGAACTTGCAAGAATTACGAAACATTGTTTCACGGCTCGCACCGGTcgcagatgatgtggaggTATCAGCGAATCAC GAAGGTACAATGGAATTGGCAGTAAGATCGTCAAAAGTCAATCTCACAACGACATGGAAGGAGCTTCCAATACCTGTCACGAACC tcgaagaagagggcgaagaagcagaagagcCACCTCCACCAGGACAAATGATGTCAACCACTGTGACTATCAAAGCGTTTCTCAAATTTCTCACAAGCTACGTTATAAGCAGCGAAGCTATCATGTGCATATGCGAAGGATATTGCGTCATTGCCTATGTATATATCG GACCGATTGATAATGCTGAAGGAGTATTGACGTTTTATGTGCCGGGGAAAGCTACAGATGATAACTAA
- a CDS encoding solute carrier family 25 (mitochondrial carrier protein) member 16, with protein MFTQDQPGPSSSTTSEKGKQRAFTMTGRSSSHGPLVNTPLEESVWPPARESERWTASASDLWRQSRERAKTDRDSWDYVLSSGIAGGIAGCVAKTSIAPLDRVKILFQTSNAEFTKYAGTPMGLLHAISVIYKTSGVRGLFQGHSVTLLRIFPYAAIKYMMYDWLERLLIGNPNQRNPQRFFLAGSASGVCSVMCTYPLELIRVRLAYQTKKSERTSLVQAIKTIYQEAKAPVNMKQSQSVSPFIRNLPLYPFYRGFSMTIMGMIPYAGVSFLTYGTLKRHAAEYIPYFGRHLTARDLACGAVAGAVSQTTSYPFEVVRRRMQVGGTLGNGGIGCREAVKRVYDARGWRGFFVGLSIGYLKVVPMTSISFATWQLMKRLMEIS; from the exons ATGTTCACTCAGGATCAGCCGGGACCGAGCTCCTCAACGACATCCGAAAAGGGCAAACAGAGAGCGTTTACTATGACCGGACGGAGTTCTTCACATGGTCCTTTAGTCAACACACCTCTCGAAGAATCTGTTTGGCCGCCCGCAAGAGAAAGTGAACGGTGGACAGCGTCAGCGTCAGACTTGTGGAGGCAAAGTAgggaaagagcaaagacaGACAGGGACAGTTGGGACTATG TCTTAAGCAGTGGTATAGCCGGAGGTATAGCGGGTTGCGTG GCCAAAACATCCATTGCTCCCTTAGACAGAGTAAAAATTCTCTTCCAGACATCAAACGCCGAGTTCACCAAGTATGCTG GCACACCAATGGGCTTATTGCATGCTATCTCAGTGATATACAAAACTTCTGGGGTCAGAGGATTGTTCCAAGGACATTCAGTAACCCTTTTAAGGATATTTCCCTATGCCGCGATCAAATATATGATGTATGATTGGCTGGAGCGT TTATTGATAGGAAATCCCAATCAACGCAATCCTCAGCGCTTCTTCCTAGCCGGATCAGCTTCTGGCGTCTGCTCTGTCATGTGCACTTACCCACTCGAGCTTATTCGTGTCCGTTTGGCCTACCAGACAAAGAAGTCAGAACGAACTTCCCTTGTTCAAGCGATTAAAACCATTTATCAAGAGGCAAAAGCCCCCGTAAATATGAAACAGTCACAATCTGTCTCCCCGTTCATACGCAACCTGCCGTTGTACCCCTTTTACCGAGGCTTCTCAATGACTATCATGGGCATGATCCCTTATGCGGGCGTTTCTTTCCTTACATACGGTACTTTGAAGCGACACGCTGCGGAGTATATCCCGTACTTTGGTAGGCACCTAACCGCACGTGATCTGGCTTGTGGCGCGGTCGCTGGAGCGGTTAGTCAAACAACCAGTTATCCATTCGAAGTAgtcaggaggaggatgcaAGTGGGTGGAACGTTAGGTAATGGAGGTATAGGATGTAGAGAGGCGGTAAAGAGAGTTTATGATGCAaggggatggaggggaTTCTTCGTCGGACTGAGTATTGGCTATCTCAAAGTCGTTCCTATGACGAG TATTTCTTTCGCCACTTGGcagttgatgaagagattgatggAAATCTCCTAG